A window of the Chloroflexota bacterium genome harbors these coding sequences:
- a CDS encoding 3-isopropylmalate dehydratase small subunit — MNVPGTPVTTVRGRGIVLRGNNVDTDQIIPARYLRMVTFDGLGRHVFEDERKAAGGAHPFDDERFAGSRILFVNDNFGSGSSREHAPQALARWGIEAIVGESFAEIFFGNSTTLGLPLVTLPAKEAAELQALVETDPGLEFDLDVSGLRLTAGEHEYPVSLPAPTREALLSGRWDALGELRQNMDSVRQVHGRLPYVSGFAG, encoded by the coding sequence ATGAACGTGCCCGGTACGCCCGTCACCACGGTCCGCGGCCGCGGGATCGTGTTGCGCGGGAACAACGTGGACACCGACCAGATCATCCCTGCCCGCTACCTGCGCATGGTCACCTTCGACGGTCTTGGCCGGCACGTTTTCGAAGACGAACGCAAGGCCGCCGGTGGCGCGCACCCGTTCGACGACGAGCGCTTTGCCGGTTCCAGAATCCTGTTCGTAAACGACAACTTCGGATCCGGTTCATCGCGCGAGCACGCTCCCCAGGCGCTGGCGCGCTGGGGGATCGAAGCGATCGTAGGCGAGAGCTTCGCCGAGATCTTCTTCGGCAACTCGACCACCCTGGGCCTGCCGCTGGTGACGCTTCCCGCCAAAGAGGCGGCCGAGCTGCAGGCTCTGGTTGAGACGGATCCGGGCCTCGAATTCGATCTAGACGTCAGCGGGTTGCGACTGACCGCCGGCGAGCACGAGTACCCGGTTTCGCTGCCGGCTCCGACCCGCGAGGCGCTGTTGTCGGGGCGCTGGGACGCGTTGGGCGAGTTGCGGCAAAACATGGATTCGGTTCGGCAGGTGCACGGCAGACTGCCTTACGTCTCCGGATTTGCTGGATAA
- a CDS encoding citramalate synthase: MARISYLDTTLRDGAQTEGVSFSVSDKLNIARALDRFGIDYIEGGFPGANPKDEEFFRQAENITWQHAKLTAFGATRYKGSTCERDPAVQAVARSKAPACAIVAKSSLFQVEEILETTPREGLAMISDTVAYLVAAGKEVILDAEHFFDGFKQDSEFTLAALRAAQDAGASWLALCDTNGGSLPQEAAEITARVVAELETPVAIHAHNDLEMGVAVSVAAVAAGAAQVHGTINGIGERTGNANLCSVIPTLALKMDYSSGVDGNLARLTELSHLASELANLTPNQHQPFVGNSAFAHKAGYHASASSKFEHAYQHIDPALVGNRQRILISELSGSKNIASTAQRLGISQTAETAAETLEAVKLLEAEGYHFEGAEASFELLLLRRQPGYRAPFELIDFLALTETRGSQPVVSEAVVKLQVNGDQSHTAADGNGPVSALDGAFRKAILPAYPELATVQLIDYKVRILDPDSGTGAFTRVLITMSDGEREWSTVGSSANIVEASWVALIDGYEYSLRKGPVG; the protein is encoded by the coding sequence ATGGCCCGCATCTCATATCTGGACACGACCCTGCGCGACGGCGCGCAGACCGAGGGCGTTTCGTTCTCGGTCTCCGACAAACTCAATATCGCCCGCGCCCTGGACCGCTTCGGCATCGATTACATCGAAGGCGGCTTCCCTGGCGCCAACCCCAAGGACGAGGAGTTCTTTCGCCAGGCCGAGAACATCACCTGGCAGCACGCCAAGCTCACCGCTTTCGGAGCAACGCGCTACAAGGGCTCGACCTGCGAGCGCGACCCCGCCGTGCAGGCGGTTGCCCGTTCGAAGGCACCGGCCTGTGCGATCGTGGCCAAAAGCTCGCTGTTCCAGGTCGAGGAGATCCTCGAAACCACCCCCCGCGAGGGCCTGGCGATGATCAGCGACACCGTCGCCTACCTGGTCGCGGCCGGCAAAGAAGTGATCCTGGACGCCGAGCACTTCTTCGACGGGTTCAAGCAGGACAGCGAATTCACACTCGCGGCCCTGCGGGCGGCCCAGGACGCCGGAGCCAGCTGGCTGGCGCTCTGCGATACCAACGGCGGATCGCTTCCTCAGGAAGCTGCCGAGATAACTGCGCGAGTGGTCGCCGAGCTGGAAACCCCGGTGGCGATCCACGCCCACAACGACCTCGAAATGGGGGTTGCGGTCTCGGTGGCCGCCGTCGCAGCCGGCGCGGCCCAGGTGCACGGGACGATCAACGGCATCGGCGAGCGCACCGGCAACGCCAACCTCTGCTCGGTAATCCCCACCCTGGCGCTGAAGATGGACTACTCAAGCGGGGTCGATGGGAACCTCGCCCGGCTCACCGAGCTATCGCACCTGGCGTCGGAACTAGCCAATCTCACGCCCAATCAGCACCAGCCCTTCGTCGGCAACTCGGCATTCGCGCACAAGGCCGGCTACCACGCATCGGCGTCTTCGAAATTCGAACACGCCTACCAACACATCGACCCGGCCCTGGTCGGCAACCGTCAGCGGATTCTGATTTCCGAATTGTCTGGATCCAAGAACATCGCCAGCACTGCCCAGCGGCTGGGGATTTCGCAGACCGCCGAAACCGCCGCCGAGACGCTGGAGGCAGTAAAGCTCCTGGAGGCAGAGGGATATCACTTCGAAGGCGCCGAGGCCTCATTCGAATTGCTGCTCTTGCGCCGCCAGCCCGGTTACCGGGCCCCGTTTGAACTGATCGACTTCCTGGCCCTGACCGAGACTCGCGGCTCGCAGCCGGTCGTCTCTGAAGCGGTAGTAAAGCTCCAAGTCAACGGCGACCAGTCGCACACCGCCGCCGACGGCAACGGTCCGGTCTCGGCCCTGGACGGGGCATTCCGCAAGGCGATCTTGCCCGCCTATCCGGAGCTGGCCACGGTCCAACTGATCGACTACAAGGTCCGGATCCTGGATCCGGATTCGGGCACCGGCGCCTTTACGCGAGTGCTGATCACAATGTCCGACGGCGAACGGGAGTGGAGCACGGTCGGCAGCTCGGCCAACATCGTCGAGGCCTCGTGGGTGGCGCTAATCGACGGCTACGAGTATTCGCTCCGGAAGGGCCCCGTCGGCTAA
- the ilvB gene encoding biosynthetic-type acetolactate synthase large subunit has product MKSTQSRTGGQVVCDVMVEEGVDAIFGMPGGASLPFYDALYHYPQIRHYLMRHEQGAGFAADGYARARNQVGVATSTSGPGATNFVTSMASAQMDSVPVVFITGQVAREFIGTDAFQETDATGCSIPVTKQNYLVTDPDELPYIMKEAFYLARSGRPGPVHIDIPKDVFLAETKAPTPESVKVAGYRPAGAGHKMMVRRAADLIAASKRPVIMAGHGVAISGAWDELFELATKNRLPVITTLHGVGCFPERHELSLGMMGMHGMYYANMAVHDCDLIIGIGCRFDDRVTGRVADFAPQAKIIHIDVDPAEIGKIVPTEVPIVGDAKATLALLNQNARPPEHGLWLKHLAQLKADHPSHDPPQSENLLPQHMVRKIYEHSGGKAKVIADVGQNQMWASQNFFYDHPLHFFSAGGTGPMGYALPAALGVAVACPEDEVWCVTGDGGLQINIQEFATLAEYQIPVKVGVMNNGHLGMIRQWQNRFYDGRLLGARLANPPFEKVAEAYGITGLRAATQAEADDAIAEARSIDGPVVIDFLVDEFEDCMPMVVPGASLGETVEA; this is encoded by the coding sequence ATGAAATCGACGCAATCTCGCACCGGCGGCCAGGTCGTGTGCGACGTGATGGTCGAGGAAGGCGTCGATGCCATCTTCGGCATGCCGGGCGGCGCCAGCCTGCCTTTCTACGACGCCCTTTACCACTACCCCCAGATCCGCCATTACCTGATGCGCCACGAACAAGGCGCCGGCTTTGCCGCCGACGGATATGCGCGGGCCCGCAACCAGGTGGGGGTTGCGACCTCGACCTCCGGTCCCGGCGCGACCAATTTCGTCACCTCGATGGCCTCCGCGCAGATGGACTCGGTGCCGGTCGTCTTCATTACCGGCCAGGTCGCGCGCGAGTTCATCGGAACCGATGCGTTCCAGGAGACCGACGCCACCGGCTGCTCGATTCCGGTCACCAAGCAGAACTACCTGGTCACCGATCCGGACGAACTGCCGTACATCATGAAAGAGGCGTTCTACCTGGCGCGCTCGGGACGCCCGGGCCCGGTGCATATCGATATTCCCAAGGACGTGTTCCTGGCCGAGACCAAGGCGCCGACCCCCGAATCGGTCAAGGTCGCCGGGTATCGTCCCGCCGGGGCCGGACACAAGATGATGGTCCGGCGCGCGGCGGACCTGATCGCCGCGTCCAAGCGACCGGTGATCATGGCCGGGCACGGCGTGGCCATCTCCGGCGCCTGGGACGAGTTGTTCGAACTGGCGACCAAGAACCGGCTTCCGGTCATCACCACCCTGCACGGGGTCGGCTGCTTCCCCGAGCGGCACGAGCTGTCGCTGGGAATGATGGGCATGCACGGGATGTACTACGCCAACATGGCCGTCCACGACTGCGACCTGATCATCGGCATCGGCTGTCGCTTCGACGACCGCGTCACTGGACGGGTCGCGGATTTCGCACCCCAGGCCAAGATCATCCACATCGACGTCGATCCGGCCGAGATCGGCAAGATCGTCCCGACCGAGGTCCCGATCGTGGGCGACGCCAAGGCCACCTTGGCGCTGCTGAACCAGAACGCCCGCCCGCCCGAGCACGGACTCTGGCTCAAGCACCTGGCCCAACTGAAAGCCGACCATCCGTCCCACGACCCGCCGCAGTCGGAAAACCTGCTGCCCCAGCACATGGTCCGCAAGATCTACGAGCATTCCGGCGGGAAGGCCAAGGTGATAGCCGACGTCGGGCAGAACCAGATGTGGGCCTCGCAGAACTTCTTCTACGACCACCCGCTGCACTTCTTCTCGGCGGGCGGAACCGGACCGATGGGGTACGCCCTGCCGGCGGCCCTGGGAGTGGCGGTGGCGTGCCCCGAAGACGAAGTCTGGTGCGTCACCGGCGACGGCGGGCTGCAGATAAACATCCAGGAATTTGCGACCCTGGCCGAGTACCAGATCCCGGTCAAGGTCGGGGTGATGAACAACGGCCACCTGGGCATGATCAGGCAATGGCAGAACCGCTTTTACGACGGCCGCCTGCTGGGCGCGCGGCTTGCCAACCCGCCCTTCGAGAAAGTCGCCGAGGCCTACGGCATTACCGGCCTGCGGGCCGCCACCCAGGCCGAAGCCGACGACGCCATCGCCGAAGCGCGCTCGATCGACGGCCCGGTCGTGATCGATTTCCTGGTGGATGAATTCGAGGACTGCATGCCGATGGTCGTTCCCGGCGCGTCGCTCGGCGAGACCGTGGAGGCCTGA
- the leuB gene encoding 3-isopropylmalate dehydrogenase yields MATHNILLAPGDGIGPEVVGQTRRVLEAVGERFGHEFAFESALVGAAAIAAEGIEITDEVVDRARSCDAVLLGACGVAGGAAINGRHPERAVLRLRTELALWTNIRPVQIFEPIIDSSPIKPEILRGVDMVVLRELTGGVYYAEPRGRLTVDGEPAARDTMLYRRSEVERIGHRAFQMARRRRGKVTSVDKQNVLESSAYWHEVMTEVAAQYPDVEMDQILVDAFAMRLILSPRDFDVVVTTNMFGDIITDEMAVLSASLGMMPSASLGDSSRGLYEPIHGAAPDIAGQGLANPIGAILSAAMMLRLSFDLETEAQAIEDAVSAALDAGYRTADIKEAGSSHVGTSDMGEAIIARIGVPAAA; encoded by the coding sequence ATGGCAACACATAACATCCTGCTTGCGCCCGGCGACGGAATCGGTCCCGAGGTAGTCGGCCAGACCCGCCGGGTCCTGGAGGCCGTCGGCGAGCGCTTTGGGCACGAGTTCGCATTCGAATCCGCATTGGTCGGCGCGGCCGCGATCGCGGCCGAGGGGATCGAAATCACCGACGAGGTGGTCGATCGCGCCCGCTCCTGCGACGCGGTGCTGCTCGGCGCCTGCGGCGTGGCCGGGGGCGCGGCGATCAATGGCCGCCACCCCGAGCGGGCAGTTCTGCGGCTCCGCACCGAACTGGCGCTTTGGACCAACATTCGCCCGGTGCAGATATTTGAGCCGATCATCGACTCCTCGCCCATCAAACCCGAGATCCTGCGCGGCGTGGACATGGTCGTGCTGCGCGAATTGACCGGCGGCGTCTACTACGCCGAACCGCGCGGGCGCCTGACCGTGGACGGCGAACCGGCCGCCCGCGACACCATGCTTTATCGGCGTTCCGAAGTGGAACGTATCGGCCACCGCGCGTTCCAGATGGCGCGCCGCCGCCGCGGCAAGGTCACTTCGGTCGACAAGCAGAACGTGCTCGAATCCTCGGCCTACTGGCACGAAGTGATGACCGAGGTTGCCGCGCAGTATCCGGACGTTGAAATGGACCAGATTCTGGTGGACGCGTTCGCGATGCGGCTGATCCTGAGCCCGCGCGACTTCGACGTGGTGGTTACCACCAACATGTTCGGCGACATCATCACTGACGAAATGGCGGTCCTGTCGGCATCGCTTGGAATGATGCCCTCGGCCAGCCTCGGCGATTCGTCGCGGGGGTTGTATGAGCCGATCCACGGCGCGGCGCCGGACATCGCCGGCCAGGGGCTGGCCAATCCGATCGGCGCAATCCTATCGGCGGCCATGATGCTGCGGTTGTCGTTTGACCTCGAAACCGAGGCCCAGGCGATCGAGGATGCAGTCTCGGCGGCGCTCGATGCCGGCTACCGGACGGCAGATATCAAGGAGGCAGGTTCGTCGCATGTCGGTACATCCGACATGGGCGAAGCCATCATTGCCCGCATCGGGGTGCCGGCGGCCGCCTAA
- the ilvN gene encoding acetolactate synthase small subunit, producing MEEKSKRLTTVVAYVQDRPGVLAKVSMVLRRRNFNIASLVVGHSERPGVSRMTIVVEGDAREVKQVEKQLYKVIEVLKVFDLAAGSAVLKEVALIRIATNSSNRAEVIGLAQVFGGRVDDVGRNYVMIELTASPYSIDRFLRVANDFGVMELARTGAVAMSRGEKIISAPVEEAQKSHNGQGTSY from the coding sequence ATGGAAGAGAAGTCGAAACGGCTGACCACCGTCGTGGCATATGTCCAGGACCGCCCCGGCGTCCTGGCCAAGGTCTCGATGGTGTTGCGGCGCCGCAACTTCAACATCGCCTCGCTGGTCGTTGGACACTCGGAGCGGCCCGGAGTCTCGCGGATGACCATCGTCGTCGAGGGCGACGCCCGCGAAGTCAAGCAGGTAGAAAAGCAGCTCTACAAGGTGATCGAGGTCTTGAAGGTCTTCGATCTGGCCGCGGGCAGCGCGGTGCTCAAAGAGGTGGCGCTCATCCGCATCGCCACCAACAGCTCGAATCGCGCCGAGGTGATCGGCTTGGCCCAGGTATTCGGCGGCCGGGTAGACGACGTCGGCCGCAATTACGTGATGATCGAATTGACCGCGTCACCGTATTCGATCGACCGGTTCCTGCGGGTCGCAAATGATTTCGGCGTAATGGAACTGGCCCGGACCGGAGCGGTGGCGATGTCGCGCGGCGAGAAGATCATCTCGGCGCCGGTTGAGGAAGCCCAAAAATCCCACAACGGACAAGGGACGAGTTACTGA
- the leuC gene encoding 3-isopropylmalate dehydratase large subunit, which yields MAETLLDKVWENHEVAKLASGQSQLFIGLHLIHEVTSPQAFDMLSELGLEVAFRDRTFATVDHIIPTDGAARPYADSMAEEMFQAIERNVAKTGITFFDEASGAQGIVHVIGPELGISQPGMTIACGDSHTSTHGALGAVAFGIGTSQVRDILATQTMAVSKPKLRRIEVNGSLGRGVYPKDVILNIIGRLGVQGGTGFAYEYGGPVFDAMSMEGRMTVCNMSIEGGARVGYVNPDRTTFEYLRGRRFAPTDSDFERAVEWWSSQASESGADYDDVVEFDGSAIEPMVTWGTNPGQVVGVDQAVPDPRSVHPAESDAVASALDFMGLEPGQPIAGFPIDVAFIGSCTNSRISDLREAAAVVKGNRVEGSVKAIVVPGSQQVRVQAESEGLHEVFLDAGFEWRDAGCSMCLGMNPDKLEGRQVSASSSNRNFIGRQGSPTGRTLLMSPAMVAAAALAGSVADVRGVAR from the coding sequence GTGGCTGAAACACTGCTTGACAAAGTCTGGGAAAACCATGAGGTGGCCAAGCTGGCCTCGGGTCAGTCGCAGCTATTCATCGGACTGCATCTGATCCACGAGGTAACCAGCCCGCAGGCGTTCGACATGCTCTCCGAACTGGGTCTTGAAGTTGCATTCCGCGACCGCACGTTCGCCACTGTCGATCACATAATTCCGACCGACGGCGCCGCCCGCCCCTACGCCGACTCGATGGCCGAAGAGATGTTTCAGGCGATCGAGCGCAACGTCGCAAAGACCGGAATCACGTTCTTCGACGAGGCATCCGGGGCCCAAGGCATCGTGCACGTGATCGGCCCCGAACTCGGCATCTCGCAACCCGGGATGACGATTGCCTGCGGCGATTCGCATACCTCCACCCATGGGGCTCTGGGGGCGGTGGCGTTCGGGATCGGGACCTCGCAGGTCCGCGACATCCTGGCCACCCAGACCATGGCGGTCTCCAAGCCGAAGCTGCGCCGCATCGAAGTTAACGGTTCGCTCGGCCGCGGCGTCTATCCCAAGGACGTGATCCTAAACATCATCGGCCGGCTTGGAGTCCAGGGCGGGACCGGATTCGCCTACGAGTACGGCGGCCCCGTTTTCGACGCCATGTCGATGGAGGGCCGCATGACGGTCTGCAACATGTCGATTGAGGGCGGTGCCCGGGTCGGTTACGTGAATCCTGACCGGACTACATTCGAATACCTTCGTGGGCGTCGCTTCGCGCCGACCGATTCAGATTTCGAGCGCGCCGTCGAATGGTGGTCGAGCCAGGCCAGCGAATCCGGCGCCGACTATGACGACGTGGTCGAATTCGACGGGTCGGCGATCGAGCCGATGGTCACCTGGGGCACCAACCCGGGTCAGGTCGTGGGAGTGGACCAGGCCGTGCCGGACCCGCGTTCGGTGCACCCGGCCGAATCCGATGCGGTTGCCTCCGCGCTTGATTTCATGGGACTTGAGCCCGGCCAGCCGATCGCCGGTTTCCCGATCGACGTGGCGTTCATCGGGTCCTGCACCAACAGCCGGATCTCGGATCTGCGCGAAGCCGCCGCGGTGGTGAAGGGCAACCGCGTGGAGGGATCGGTGAAGGCCATAGTGGTGCCCGGATCGCAGCAGGTCCGCGTCCAGGCCGAGTCCGAAGGCTTGCACGAGGTGTTCCTGGACGCCGGTTTCGAATGGCGCGACGCCGGCTGTTCGATGTGCCTAGGCATGAATCCGGACAAGCTGGAAGGCCGCCAGGTTTCGGCTTCTTCGTCGAACCGCAATTTCATCGGCCGCCAGGGATCACCTACCGGCCGCACCCTGCTGATGAGTCCGGCGATGGTCGCCGCCGCCGCGCTGGCGGGTTCGGTTGCCGACGTTCGCGGAGTGGCCCGATGA
- a CDS encoding 2-isopropylmalate synthase, with the protein MRTIRIFDTTLRDGEQAAGGALTLEEKMEVGRQLERLGVTVIEAGFPSTSPGDFEAVTRMSRELRDVEIAALSGFRDYQIERTWEALQDAERPLLHTVISTSDVHLQNQLNMTREEVVELTRNTVELARRRCPHVEFSTMDATRTDPDYLVQVLATAIAAGATVVNIPDTVGYSMPGEFGSLVAYCMENVPGIDEVIVSVHCHDDLGHAVANSLAGVMQGVAQVECTINGVGERAGNASLEEIVMALRTRSDFYAADTAIDAREFYRTSRLVSNLMGMPVPPNKAIVGANAFAHSSGLHQDGMLKNSVNYEIMRPEDVGHHSSRIVLGKFSGRHAFRNHLRMMGVDIPDEDFQDVFDEFKRVADRKKEITDQELEAIVGARMRLQRQQRFKLELVQVSCGTFGVPTATVRIQVDDEPVQVAAMGDGPVDAVYKAIMSATGMDVELTDFSISAVSESPDALGEVVIRVEQGGRAATGHGVDTDILVASAHAFVSGLNRLTADVSVGRIPLQHSV; encoded by the coding sequence ATGCGCACAATTCGCATCTTCGACACGACATTGCGCGACGGCGAGCAGGCAGCCGGCGGCGCGCTGACGCTGGAAGAAAAAATGGAGGTCGGCCGCCAACTGGAGCGGCTCGGGGTCACGGTCATCGAAGCCGGATTCCCGTCTACCTCGCCCGGCGATTTCGAAGCCGTAACCAGGATGTCGCGCGAGTTGCGCGACGTCGAGATCGCGGCGCTCTCCGGGTTCCGCGACTATCAGATCGAACGCACCTGGGAAGCGCTGCAAGACGCCGAGCGGCCACTGCTGCACACGGTGATCTCAACCTCCGACGTTCATCTCCAGAACCAGCTGAACATGACCCGTGAAGAGGTCGTGGAGCTGACCCGAAATACGGTCGAACTGGCACGCCGGCGCTGCCCGCACGTCGAGTTCTCCACCATGGACGCCACCCGCACCGATCCGGACTATCTGGTGCAGGTGCTGGCCACCGCGATCGCGGCCGGGGCGACGGTGGTGAATATCCCCGACACGGTCGGCTACTCTATGCCGGGCGAATTCGGGTCGCTGGTGGCCTATTGCATGGAAAACGTTCCTGGCATCGACGAGGTCATCGTTTCGGTGCACTGCCATGACGACCTGGGCCATGCGGTCGCCAATTCGCTGGCCGGCGTGATGCAGGGAGTCGCCCAGGTCGAATGCACGATCAACGGGGTCGGCGAACGGGCCGGCAACGCTTCGTTGGAAGAGATCGTCATGGCCCTGCGCACCCGCAGCGACTTCTACGCGGCCGATACCGCAATCGACGCGCGCGAGTTCTATCGAACCTCCCGGCTGGTCTCCAACCTGATGGGAATGCCGGTGCCGCCCAACAAGGCGATCGTGGGCGCCAACGCGTTTGCCCACTCCTCGGGACTGCACCAGGACGGGATGCTGAAGAACTCGGTCAACTACGAGATCATGCGGCCCGAGGATGTCGGGCACCACTCCTCGCGGATCGTTTTGGGCAAGTTCTCCGGCCGGCACGCCTTTCGCAATCACCTGCGCATGATGGGCGTCGACATCCCGGACGAGGATTTCCAGGACGTGTTCGACGAATTCAAGCGGGTCGCCGACCGCAAGAAAGAGATTACTGACCAGGAGCTGGAGGCGATCGTCGGGGCGCGCATGCGCCTGCAACGCCAGCAACGGTTCAAGCTGGAACTAGTACAGGTTTCCTGCGGGACGTTCGGCGTTCCCACCGCCACCGTGCGGATCCAGGTAGATGACGAACCGGTCCAGGTAGCGGCAATGGGCGACGGCCCGGTCGACGCCGTCTATAAGGCGATCATGTCCGCTACCGGAATGGACGTGGAGTTGACCGACTTTTCAATTTCGGCGGTGTCTGAATCTCCGGACGCGCTCGGCGAAGTCGTCATCAGGGTCGAACAGGGCGGTCGCGCCGCCACCGGTCACGGAGTCGACACCGATATCCTGGTTGCCAGTGCGCACGCATTCGTCAGCGGCCTCAACCGACTCACCGCCGACGTTTCGGTCGGCCGCATCCCCCTCCAGCACTCGGTGTGA
- the ilvC gene encoding ketol-acid reductoisomerase → MVDVYYDDDADLGELTGKKIAVIGYGSQGHAHSLNLKDSGLDVVIGLREGSSSWGRAESADLLVLPTAEAVAASDISMVLVPDQNAPEAYAEEIEPNLADGDMLMFAHGFNIHYGQVRPPENVDVAMVAPKGPGHIVRDMFEDGVGVPALFAIHQDATGRARELAMAYAKGVGATKAGLIETTFRDETETDLFGEQAVLCGGTTALVKAGFETLVEAGYAPELAYFECLHELKLIVDLMYQGGIDYMRYSVSDTAEYGDLVSGPRVISEESRKAMREILADIQDGTFANRWILENVAGRPAYSALRQKDKESQLEEVGARLRGMMPHLQGRRD, encoded by the coding sequence ATGGTTGATGTTTACTACGACGACGATGCCGATCTGGGCGAATTGACCGGCAAGAAGATTGCCGTCATCGGCTATGGAAGCCAGGGTCATGCCCACTCGCTGAACCTGAAGGACTCGGGGCTGGACGTGGTCATCGGCCTGCGCGAAGGCTCTTCGTCCTGGGGTCGGGCCGAAAGCGCCGACCTGCTGGTGCTGCCGACCGCCGAGGCGGTGGCCGCATCGGACATCTCGATGGTGCTGGTGCCGGACCAGAACGCGCCCGAAGCATATGCCGAAGAGATCGAGCCCAACCTGGCCGACGGCGACATGCTCATGTTCGCGCACGGGTTCAACATCCACTACGGCCAGGTCCGCCCGCCCGAGAACGTGGACGTTGCAATGGTCGCCCCCAAGGGTCCCGGCCACATCGTCCGCGACATGTTCGAGGACGGCGTGGGCGTGCCGGCGCTTTTTGCAATTCACCAGGACGCGACCGGCCGCGCCCGCGAGCTGGCGATGGCCTACGCCAAGGGCGTCGGGGCCACCAAAGCGGGCCTGATCGAGACGACGTTCCGCGATGAGACCGAAACCGACCTTTTCGGCGAACAGGCAGTCTTGTGCGGCGGAACCACCGCCCTGGTCAAGGCCGGGTTCGAGACGCTGGTGGAAGCCGGCTATGCTCCCGAACTGGCCTACTTCGAGTGCCTGCACGAGCTGAAACTGATCGTGGACCTGATGTACCAGGGCGGCATCGACTACATGCGTTACTCGGTGTCCGATACGGCTGAATACGGCGACCTGGTCTCCGGTCCGCGGGTGATTTCCGAGGAGTCGCGCAAGGCGATGCGCGAAATCCTGGCCGACATCCAGGATGGGACGTTTGCCAACCGCTGGATCCTGGAAAACGTTGCCGGCCGGCCGGCCTACTCGGCCCTGCGGCAGAAGGACAAGGAAAGCCAGCTCGAAGAAGTCGGCGCCCGGCTGCGCGGGATGATGCCGCACCTGCAAGGCCGTCGCGACTAG